Proteins found in one Aneurinibacillus uraniidurans genomic segment:
- a CDS encoding TetR/AcrR family transcriptional regulator has protein sequence MESTPNETREKILQATITLMREKGIKAMTTRSIAEAAGVNEVTLFRHFGNKAGLIGAAVATFSYVPSITKAFRETITWNLEHDLYLFSKAYFDVMEQNRDVIVIGFKEADQLPELQEEIAKIPRQLKDLLIEYLTEMQRREHVIETDIEAQAMHFIWMNFGYFISRARFQQRITMLTHDEFIRSCLHILARGLTP, from the coding sequence TTGGAAAGCACGCCCAACGAGACACGCGAAAAAATCTTACAGGCTACCATTACACTCATGCGTGAAAAAGGAATAAAAGCGATGACTACCCGATCGATTGCAGAAGCTGCCGGGGTGAATGAAGTAACACTATTCCGTCATTTTGGAAATAAAGCCGGTTTGATCGGGGCAGCAGTCGCCACCTTTTCTTATGTACCTAGCATTACAAAAGCGTTCCGCGAAACGATTACGTGGAATCTTGAACACGATCTTTATTTGTTTAGCAAGGCGTATTTTGATGTAATGGAGCAAAACCGTGATGTGATTGTGATCGGCTTCAAAGAGGCAGATCAGCTACCGGAACTTCAGGAGGAAATCGCCAAAATTCCTCGCCAGCTCAAAGATCTGCTCATCGAGTATTTAACCGAAATGCAGCGGCGCGAGCATGTGATTGAGACGGACATCGAAGCACAAGCCATGCATTTTATCTGGATGAATTTCGGTTATTTTATTTCCCGAGCACGGTTTCAACAACGAATCACGATGCTTACGCATGACGAATTTATCCGCAGCTGCCTGCATATACTCGCACGCGGACTGACTCCATAA
- a CDS encoding efflux RND transporter periplasmic adaptor subunit yields MDKKKVARTLIGGVIVAALGIVGYYGYEDYYYVKTEDAAVTGDIYKVASTIPGKIARETFEEGSQVKADDILFEQEQTNVGSVDNAFVRSPITGVVLQKIAKPGEVVAAGSTLATVVSKKDLYIKANIEETNANRIKIGQPVDIEIDMYPGTVFHGKVKEIMEATQSAFSLLPPMNTGGNFTKVTQRVPVKIVFTDGPYDFKPGLNAVVKIHVR; encoded by the coding sequence ATGGACAAAAAGAAAGTGGCCCGCACGCTAATCGGAGGCGTGATTGTGGCGGCGCTCGGGATAGTCGGGTATTACGGGTATGAGGATTACTACTATGTCAAAACTGAAGACGCGGCTGTAACCGGGGATATTTACAAAGTAGCGTCCACGATTCCAGGTAAGATTGCCCGGGAGACATTTGAAGAGGGCAGTCAGGTAAAGGCGGACGATATTTTGTTTGAACAGGAACAGACGAATGTCGGCAGCGTAGATAATGCTTTCGTTCGTTCTCCGATCACAGGTGTTGTGCTGCAAAAAATCGCCAAGCCGGGGGAAGTCGTCGCAGCAGGCAGTACACTTGCAACAGTTGTTAGCAAAAAAGATTTGTACATTAAAGCCAATATCGAAGAGACAAATGCAAATCGAATTAAGATTGGACAGCCTGTTGATATTGAGATCGACATGTATCCAGGCACGGTATTTCACGGCAAGGTCAAAGAAATTATGGAGGCAACACAATCTGCCTTTTCTCTGCTTCCGCCGATGAATACCGGGGGCAACTTCACCAAGGTCACCCAGCGTGTGCCGGTCAAGATCGTGTTTACAGACGGCCCGTACGATTTCAAGCCTGGATTGAACGCTGTCGTGAAGATTCATGTGCGATAA
- a CDS encoding DHA2 family efflux MFS transporter permease subunit yields MKPSFWPALFAIVTGTFMAILDTSIVNVALPKMMNVFGVSASEIQWVLTSYTLAMAAVIPLTGYLGDRFGMKRTYISAFILFTVGSLLCGIAWSNTSMIVARIIQAIGGGMLMPVGQALIYHEVPQEKMGPAMGVFGISAMVAPAVGPTLSGYIVEHLDWHFIFTLNVPIGIIGILLAWTFLRETPIRTDLRFDLPGFLYSALMLTTLLLAVAKGEEKGWTSFYIVSLLMASLICLLLFVYRALTTKQPILNIRLMVIPDFTLGMAVNCLMMIGMFGVVFLIPIYAENLLGYSAMKTGVLMLPQTLAQGFITFITSAILLNRMGGRKLILLGLIISSLSGLLLIHLNDQTSYSYIQLVLLLRGFGLGFCMMTSMQLPLQALTREQTGGATALLNVARQIATSVGVAILTSVYQTQGTKHAVHYAETVTADNLPTSTYLSAMQQQYVGAGLDSSQAYGQAMASVAGLVRKYAAIQALDDAFLVSLLFLAAAIPITLLIKETKPATRKQDAPLAAEA; encoded by the coding sequence ATGAAACCATCTTTCTGGCCCGCCCTGTTTGCGATCGTAACGGGCACGTTCATGGCGATTCTTGATACGAGTATTGTAAACGTCGCCCTCCCTAAAATGATGAATGTGTTCGGCGTATCTGCCTCAGAAATTCAATGGGTGCTCACCTCGTATACGTTAGCTATGGCTGCTGTTATCCCACTCACGGGCTATCTCGGTGACCGATTCGGCATGAAGCGTACGTATATTAGCGCGTTTATCCTTTTTACCGTCGGCTCGTTGTTGTGCGGCATTGCCTGGAGCAACACCAGCATGATTGTCGCCCGCATCATTCAGGCGATTGGCGGCGGCATGCTTATGCCAGTCGGTCAGGCACTTATCTATCATGAGGTCCCGCAGGAGAAAATGGGACCGGCAATGGGAGTATTCGGCATCTCGGCTATGGTTGCGCCTGCGGTGGGACCGACACTGTCTGGCTATATTGTCGAGCATTTAGATTGGCATTTTATTTTTACGCTGAATGTACCAATTGGAATCATCGGTATTCTGCTTGCTTGGACATTCCTGCGCGAAACGCCAATTCGTACTGATCTTCGCTTCGATCTACCCGGCTTTTTGTACTCTGCTCTTATGCTTACTACTTTGCTTCTAGCCGTGGCAAAAGGAGAAGAAAAAGGTTGGACATCGTTTTATATCGTTAGCCTGCTGATGGCGTCGTTGATTTGTTTGCTGCTGTTTGTTTATCGAGCACTGACGACAAAACAGCCTATTTTGAACATTCGTCTGATGGTCATCCCTGATTTTACGCTTGGCATGGCGGTAAACTGCCTCATGATGATCGGCATGTTTGGCGTCGTCTTTCTTATTCCGATTTATGCGGAGAATCTGCTGGGCTATTCTGCCATGAAAACCGGTGTACTTATGTTGCCGCAGACGCTAGCGCAAGGGTTCATTACGTTTATTACATCAGCGATTTTGCTTAACCGGATGGGTGGTCGAAAGCTCATTCTACTTGGACTTATTATTTCTTCTCTGAGCGGCCTTCTCCTCATTCATCTGAATGACCAGACATCATATAGCTACATCCAGCTCGTTCTACTTCTGCGCGGCTTCGGTCTTGGCTTCTGTATGATGACATCGATGCAGCTACCACTTCAGGCGCTTACTCGTGAACAGACTGGTGGCGCAACCGCTCTGCTGAATGTAGCGCGTCAGATTGCGACATCTGTTGGAGTTGCCATTCTTACATCTGTCTATCAGACACAAGGAACGAAACATGCTGTGCATTATGCTGAAACTGTGACAGCAGACAACTTACCTACCTCCACCTATTTATCCGCAATGCAGCAGCAATATGTGGGGGCTGGACTCGACAGTTCACAGGCATACGGACAGGCGATGGCGTCAGTAGCTGGACTTGTTCGCAAATATGCAGCCATTCAAGCACTCGACGATGCATTTCTTGTCTCTTTATTATTCCTTGCAGCCGCCATTCCAATCACTCTGCTCATTAAAGAAACAAAACCAGCGACCAGAAAGCAGGACGCTCCGCTTGCAGCCGAAGCGTAA
- a CDS encoding HlyD family secretion protein: protein MNRLRFIAPGLLLLVALTGCDTAKPTSLAMTGDAKTTTQSISGKTSYSGRLTAVVETVIVSRISGRVAGVHKDVGDTVKPGDVLVTLEQTDLAAQLNSAQADLAAAEAKYAEIKRGTRTEEIRAAQAAYDQAYERYLDAKKGKRPEEIAKLETSVLDAKTALDAASVKWNRAKQLYSQGALAKQSYEDTELAFKQADARYANAKNDLALARAGSTPENLRALAATAEQMKALLAKAQNGSIPEAKAQAAAAVDKSKALVDVQTYNLANSTIKSPSKGIVATKTIHPGELASPTQPLMTIVDLDEMYVSTSVPEQELLHIKVGQQASVRVEALQQTLPGTIKSISPKADPGTNKFTVNVLLANPNHTLRSGMTGIVTFK from the coding sequence ATGAACAGATTACGATTCATCGCACCTGGACTTCTGCTTCTTGTCGCACTCACCGGCTGCGATACGGCAAAGCCAACGAGTCTGGCTATGACAGGCGATGCCAAAACCACAACTCAATCCATATCGGGCAAAACAAGCTATTCTGGTCGCCTGACTGCTGTTGTCGAGACCGTGATCGTATCACGCATATCCGGTCGGGTAGCTGGCGTACATAAAGATGTAGGCGATACGGTTAAGCCGGGTGATGTACTCGTTACACTGGAGCAGACCGATCTTGCAGCGCAGCTAAACAGTGCACAGGCGGATCTAGCTGCTGCCGAAGCCAAATACGCAGAAATCAAACGCGGCACCCGCACTGAAGAGATTCGTGCCGCACAAGCTGCCTATGATCAAGCATACGAGCGCTACCTAGATGCTAAAAAAGGCAAACGTCCAGAAGAAATCGCCAAGCTGGAAACAAGCGTACTTGACGCGAAAACAGCGCTCGATGCCGCCTCTGTCAAATGGAACCGCGCCAAACAGCTATACAGCCAGGGCGCACTTGCCAAACAATCATACGAAGATACTGAACTAGCCTTTAAGCAGGCTGATGCCCGCTATGCAAACGCGAAAAATGATCTCGCACTTGCCCGCGCAGGCTCCACCCCTGAAAATCTGCGTGCTCTGGCAGCCACTGCTGAACAGATGAAAGCCTTGCTTGCAAAAGCTCAAAATGGAAGCATCCCCGAAGCAAAAGCGCAAGCCGCTGCTGCGGTAGACAAATCGAAAGCACTGGTCGACGTACAGACATACAACCTGGCAAACAGTACGATTAAAAGTCCGAGTAAGGGCATAGTTGCGACAAAAACTATCCATCCAGGCGAGCTGGCAAGTCCTACTCAACCACTCATGACGATTGTCGACTTAGATGAGATGTACGTATCTACTAGCGTACCGGAGCAGGAGCTGCTCCATATTAAGGTCGGTCAGCAGGCTTCTGTACGAGTTGAAGCACTGCAACAAACCCTGCCTGGTACGATTAAATCAATCAGTCCGAAAGCTGATCCCGGTACGAACAAATTTACCGTGAATGTTTTGCTTGCCAATCCTAACCATACGCTACGCTCCGGTATGACGGGAATCGTTACCTTTAAATAA
- a CDS encoding sulfurtransferase, translating to MDKLVTVSWLKENGQEKDVRIIDCRFVLGDPEAGRTTYEEGHISEAIYWDLERDLSAPKAAHGGRHPWPSVDEFVRVVEAAGITHETRVVLYDDQNGAMAARAYRLLRYIGHEQVALLNGGYAAWKAVYPLTKEIPRVQRTAYEPRIQAEMLRSMEDVRTNCKNGEALLIDSRAYNRYTGEAETVDPVGGHIPGAVNYDWQHVVNGDGIWKTNEELERHFAQVPRDREVIVYCGSGVTACANLFALEQIGYRNVKLYTGSWSDWISYADNEKKQGAQP from the coding sequence ATGGACAAGCTTGTTACCGTATCATGGTTGAAGGAGAATGGGCAAGAAAAGGATGTGCGAATTATCGATTGTAGGTTCGTGTTGGGAGACCCGGAAGCGGGGCGGACGACATATGAAGAAGGACATATTTCTGAGGCGATCTACTGGGATCTCGAACGTGACCTATCAGCACCGAAAGCAGCACATGGTGGACGTCATCCATGGCCGTCGGTAGACGAATTTGTACGTGTGGTCGAAGCAGCGGGCATTACTCATGAGACGCGGGTTGTATTATATGATGACCAGAATGGAGCGATGGCTGCCCGCGCGTATCGATTACTGCGCTATATCGGACATGAACAGGTAGCCTTGCTGAATGGCGGGTATGCAGCATGGAAGGCGGTATATCCGCTTACGAAAGAAATACCGCGCGTACAGCGTACAGCTTATGAGCCGCGTATTCAAGCTGAGATGCTGCGTTCTATGGAAGATGTGCGAACAAATTGCAAGAATGGAGAGGCGCTGCTGATCGACTCGCGGGCGTATAACCGTTACACGGGTGAAGCAGAAACCGTTGATCCAGTAGGCGGCCACATTCCGGGTGCAGTCAATTATGATTGGCAGCATGTTGTGAATGGTGACGGGATATGGAAAACGAATGAAGAGTTGGAGCGTCATTTTGCTCAGGTGCCGCGTGATCGAGAGGTCATTGTATATTGCGGGTCTGGTGTGACGGCGTGTGCAAACTTGTTTGCCTTGGAGCAGATCGGATATCGCAATGTGAAGCTGTATACAGGAAGCTGGAGTGACTGGATTTCGTATGCTGATAATGAGAAAAAGCAGGGTGCACAACCATAA
- the ppdK gene encoding pyruvate, phosphate dikinase has protein sequence MSEKYVYLFHEGNASMNEQLGRKGANLAEMAGLNLPVPPGFTITTSACRRFYEEGKKIHPLIEQEIYKALDLLEEKTGRRFGHPENPLLVSVRSGSSTSMPGMMDTILNLGMNDYTVSALAKQNGLTHFAYDSYRRFIQMFGSIVLGVDSDLFEDELEKMKEAAGVTQDSQLSTEHLLDLIVTFKDIVCQESGRKFPQDPRQQLLMSIGAVFDSWYNNRAMIYRRIHKIPNHIGTAVTIQQMVFGNLGPNSGTGISFTRHPSTGDDQLFGEFMFNAQGEDIVAGIRTPLSLDVLRQKLPAVYDEFEQVAIQLERHYHDVQDIEFTIEEGKLYILQTRSAKRTAEANIKIAVDMANEGLITKEEAILRVDPGSLSPLMQHTIDPDADLEVLGYGLEASTGAATGIIVFDAEEAERQHRTGHSVILVRQETTPEDIHGIVASSGVLTTRGGVTSHAAVVARDLGTPSVVGCESFKVDMNQRQLITDTTVLHEGDVITICGSTGRVILGEVPLVPPRFSQEFRTLLGWANEYKTLEVHSSVNTPQEAELAARMGAEGVGLCRTELMFMDPERLPIVTQMILAPTKRERRRALNKLIPMQKSDFCGIFREMEGKPVTIRLLDPPLHEFLPNPSQLAIEIERARVAGDLELLAEKEELQKRISVLHELNPSFGHRGCRIGITYPEIYEIQTRAIAEAALQLKAQGITVYPNIIVPLVSDWREMKAVKETVTETLEQVFSVYRDRIDIPVGAFIELPRACMTANKMAQYADFFTFGTNDLTQSTYGFSRDDAEGKYLAYYLDHKILPENPFVVLDEEGVGQLITYSIKQGLIQNPNLRLGVCGDHTSEKNSVLFLQNTGLNFISCLPPRIPAARLAAAQAAIKSEIASV, from the coding sequence ATGAGTGAAAAATATGTATACCTGTTCCATGAAGGTAATGCGTCGATGAACGAGCAGCTTGGACGTAAAGGTGCGAATCTTGCGGAAATGGCCGGTCTCAACCTGCCGGTACCGCCTGGTTTTACCATTACGACGAGCGCATGCCGACGCTTCTACGAAGAAGGAAAAAAGATTCATCCTCTGATTGAGCAGGAGATCTACAAAGCACTCGATTTACTGGAAGAAAAAACAGGCAGACGTTTTGGTCACCCAGAAAATCCGCTGCTTGTGTCTGTTCGTTCCGGTTCATCCACTTCCATGCCCGGCATGATGGATACGATTTTGAATCTTGGAATGAATGATTATACGGTGTCCGCCTTAGCAAAACAAAACGGGCTGACACACTTTGCCTATGACTCGTATCGCCGCTTCATCCAGATGTTTGGCTCCATCGTACTTGGAGTGGATAGCGATCTATTTGAAGATGAACTTGAGAAAATGAAGGAAGCAGCCGGAGTTACGCAGGACTCACAACTAAGCACGGAACACCTGTTAGACCTAATCGTAACGTTCAAAGACATTGTATGCCAGGAGAGCGGTCGCAAGTTCCCACAAGACCCGCGCCAGCAGCTGCTGATGTCGATTGGAGCGGTGTTTGATTCATGGTACAACAACCGGGCGATGATCTATCGGCGTATTCACAAAATCCCGAATCATATCGGAACAGCTGTCACCATTCAACAGATGGTATTTGGCAATTTGGGCCCGAATTCAGGAACCGGTATCTCCTTCACCCGCCATCCGTCCACCGGGGATGATCAACTATTTGGGGAATTCATGTTTAATGCCCAGGGTGAAGATATTGTGGCTGGTATCCGTACGCCGCTTTCGCTTGACGTGTTGCGTCAGAAGCTGCCAGCTGTATATGATGAGTTTGAACAGGTAGCCATTCAGCTTGAACGCCATTACCATGATGTGCAGGACATTGAGTTTACCATTGAAGAGGGAAAGCTGTACATTTTGCAGACACGATCTGCGAAACGAACAGCAGAAGCCAACATTAAGATTGCAGTCGATATGGCAAATGAGGGCCTGATTACAAAAGAAGAAGCGATTCTGCGCGTAGACCCAGGTTCCCTCTCGCCGCTTATGCAGCATACAATTGACCCGGATGCAGACTTAGAAGTGCTTGGCTACGGATTAGAAGCAAGTACAGGGGCTGCCACCGGCATTATTGTATTCGACGCCGAAGAAGCAGAACGCCAGCATCGTACCGGACATTCGGTTATTCTTGTCCGCCAGGAAACCACACCAGAAGATATTCATGGCATTGTCGCCAGCTCAGGCGTATTAACAACACGCGGCGGGGTCACAAGCCACGCGGCTGTCGTAGCACGGGATCTCGGCACACCGTCTGTCGTCGGATGTGAGTCGTTTAAAGTCGATATGAACCAGCGCCAGCTCATTACGGATACGACCGTGCTGCATGAAGGTGATGTCATTACCATTTGCGGCTCCACCGGACGTGTGATTCTCGGTGAAGTACCGCTTGTACCGCCTAGATTCTCTCAGGAATTCCGTACCCTTCTCGGCTGGGCGAATGAATATAAAACATTAGAAGTACACAGCAGTGTAAATACGCCGCAGGAAGCGGAACTAGCAGCACGCATGGGCGCAGAAGGCGTGGGCTTATGCCGCACCGAGCTCATGTTTATGGACCCGGAGCGCCTCCCAATTGTGACCCAGATGATTCTTGCCCCTACAAAGCGGGAGCGGCGCAGAGCACTAAATAAGCTTATTCCCATGCAAAAATCTGATTTCTGCGGCATCTTCCGCGAGATGGAAGGCAAGCCGGTCACCATCCGACTGCTTGATCCGCCACTGCACGAATTCCTGCCGAATCCATCCCAACTGGCGATTGAAATTGAACGGGCTCGTGTGGCAGGAGATCTCGAACTCTTGGCGGAAAAAGAAGAGTTGCAGAAACGAATCAGCGTCCTGCATGAGCTCAATCCGTCGTTTGGTCATCGCGGTTGCCGGATCGGCATTACGTACCCGGAAATTTATGAAATTCAGACACGCGCTATTGCAGAAGCGGCTCTACAGCTCAAAGCGCAAGGGATTACGGTCTATCCGAACATCATCGTGCCGCTCGTCAGCGACTGGCGCGAGATGAAAGCTGTGAAAGAAACCGTGACCGAAACGCTCGAACAAGTATTCAGTGTGTACCGTGATCGCATCGATATCCCGGTCGGTGCCTTTATCGAGCTACCACGCGCCTGCATGACGGCCAATAAAATGGCCCAATACGCCGATTTTTTCACATTCGGTACGAACGATTTAACGCAATCAACGTACGGCTTCAGCCGTGATGATGCAGAAGGCAAATATCTGGCTTACTATCTCGATCATAAGATCCTACCGGAAAACCCGTTCGTTGTCCTCGATGAGGAAGGTGTCGGTCAGCTGATTACATACAGCATCAAGCAGGGTCTCATACAGAACCCAAATCTTCGCCTTGGTGTGTGCGGCGACCATACGAGCGAGAAAAACTCGGTTCTCTTCTTGCAGAATACTGGATTGAATTTTATTTCGTGCCTGCCACCACGCATCCCGGCAGCACGCCTAGCTGCTGCCCAGGCGGCGATTAAATCGGAAATCGCTTCGGTATGA
- a CDS encoding site-2 protease family protein, translated as MDNTKKEKRGWKTLGGIGGFLLLFGGKLKFLLPILKMGKFGTMIWSMLLSIGAYMLIYPWSIALGLVAMLLIHELGHVWAAKRRGLPVSLPAFVPFFGAAVMMKKLPQDAETEAYIAIYGPFIGGLGAIAALIMGFVTGSEPLYVIAFLGFLLNLFNLLPMYPLDGGKIAAAISRWLWVIGLVGGLVLIVHFKMFILLLFWGLFAWELYSSYRRKKKAAAVPEPITASPFTAQYIVWSVPRRLFDEQGAFIPAIEHSRRLPFHHVGDITAQKDVVVLYYPGLDHEETFSFTDGLVHDAQLVQTRVEGDTVHLGIKLTVERYEPVPEEVHMIRDEPYYEVPARIRWIYGAAYIGLAAVLAAGMMYTSTFMNTVR; from the coding sequence TTGGACAATACAAAAAAAGAAAAACGCGGCTGGAAAACGCTTGGCGGTATTGGCGGGTTTCTACTGCTATTCGGTGGGAAACTAAAATTCCTACTGCCAATTCTTAAAATGGGGAAATTCGGCACGATGATCTGGAGTATGCTCCTATCAATCGGCGCCTATATGTTAATTTATCCGTGGAGCATCGCGCTTGGCCTTGTAGCGATGCTGCTGATTCATGAGCTTGGCCATGTCTGGGCCGCTAAGCGTCGGGGGCTACCTGTCAGTCTGCCTGCCTTTGTTCCGTTTTTTGGCGCAGCTGTGATGATGAAAAAACTGCCGCAGGATGCAGAGACAGAGGCGTATATTGCGATTTATGGACCGTTTATTGGCGGGCTCGGTGCAATCGCCGCACTTATAATGGGATTTGTGACTGGCTCTGAGCCGCTGTATGTTATTGCCTTTCTCGGTTTCCTACTGAACTTATTCAACCTACTTCCTATGTATCCACTTGACGGAGGCAAGATCGCCGCTGCGATCTCCCGCTGGTTATGGGTGATCGGACTCGTTGGAGGACTTGTGCTGATTGTGCACTTCAAAATGTTTATTCTGTTACTATTCTGGGGGCTGTTTGCCTGGGAATTATACAGCAGCTACCGCCGCAAGAAGAAAGCTGCCGCCGTACCGGAACCGATCACTGCCTCTCCGTTTACTGCACAGTATATTGTCTGGTCAGTTCCACGACGCCTGTTTGATGAACAAGGAGCGTTTATTCCGGCAATTGAACATTCGCGGCGCCTACCGTTCCATCATGTAGGAGATATCACGGCGCAAAAAGATGTCGTCGTTCTTTATTATCCGGGGCTTGATCATGAAGAAACGTTCTCATTCACAGACGGTCTAGTTCATGACGCACAGCTTGTTCAAACACGGGTAGAAGGCGATACGGTACATTTAGGCATCAAGCTTACTGTGGAACGATACGAACCGGTGCCAGAAGAGGTTCATATGATCCGTGACGAGCCGTACTACGAAGTACCAGCACGCATCCGCTGGATATACGGGGCAGCGTACATCGGGCTTGCTGCTGTGCTGGCGGCAGGCATGATGTATACGTCTACCTTTATGAATACAGTTCGCTAA
- a CDS encoding DnaD domain-containing protein, giving the protein MSDSILEMLEAGTTALPNLLLRHYRQIGLTDEEMMLIIHLLVFKTEGKRFPTLYEIEERMSKDAAEIVKIMQRLVQQQYISIEEAVDSTTGVRSEWYCFTLLYRRIAACLQEKVRVEQEKTEESRTKNLYAIFEEEFGRPLSPIECENLAMWLDQDGYSEALIMSALREAVISGKLFFRYIDRILFEWNRQNIRTPKQAREHSLKFRKHQQPRSLEKREVVQSGAAAQQEFPFYNWLEEETEV; this is encoded by the coding sequence ATGAGTGATAGTATACTGGAAATGCTTGAAGCAGGGACGACGGCACTGCCGAACCTGCTGCTTCGGCATTATCGGCAGATTGGGTTAACAGACGAGGAAATGATGCTGATCATTCATCTCCTTGTATTTAAAACAGAAGGGAAGCGGTTCCCGACGCTGTATGAAATCGAAGAGCGAATGTCGAAGGATGCAGCGGAGATTGTCAAGATCATGCAGCGCCTTGTGCAGCAGCAATACATATCCATCGAGGAAGCAGTAGACAGTACAACGGGCGTTCGTTCGGAGTGGTATTGTTTCACGTTATTGTATCGGAGAATTGCTGCCTGTCTACAGGAGAAGGTACGGGTCGAGCAAGAGAAAACCGAAGAGAGTCGGACCAAAAATTTGTACGCCATTTTTGAAGAAGAGTTTGGTCGTCCGCTGTCGCCAATTGAGTGTGAGAATCTGGCCATGTGGCTGGATCAGGATGGATATTCCGAAGCGCTTATAATGTCAGCGCTGCGGGAAGCGGTTATTTCGGGCAAGCTATTTTTTCGATATATTGATCGGATTTTGTTTGAATGGAATCGTCAGAATATCCGTACCCCCAAGCAAGCACGTGAACATAGCCTGAAGTTTCGCAAGCATCAGCAACCGCGTTCGTTAGAAAAGCGAGAAGTGGTGCAATCCGGTGCAGCCGCACAGCAGGAGTTTCCATTCTATAATTGGCTGGAGGAAGAAACCGAGGTATAA